In Kineococcus rhizosphaerae, the following proteins share a genomic window:
- a CDS encoding putative bifunctional diguanylate cyclase/phosphodiesterase: MSSRVSWAIALGRRRATGVAAVLLVCAGVLVCALPLLDPGSGHRVGAALRAASCAAAVVLLHERVRRVDDERDVWRWFRHAAAVAVLGALLDVVPGPGASGVAPSTVTSLVSCALLYRGLIVWNRISTRTTDPSDWLNGLSAILAVAAVGDLVLARTGWDAGGTVAVQLLLVGVGSLFVVLGTTLTVASMGALLRDPRPWLLAAGAGAALTGLVLDATTRSTCWAAPGTTVLLLATAGASRLPVRPSRPQPATTQSLTIGAFVVLLAAVTVLVLDTRLAPALTTWSVVCASVAVVGVSFRVVHLIGDLASLAVRRQEALTDELTGLANRRAFARALADRDTGPLTLLVLDLDRFKEVNDRYGHLAGDRLLTDLAGRLAAAVPEGTLLCRLGGDEFAVLHPAEDDAAALGLAWALFAAAGSDDQHRVRVSIGVARAGDGGDGGGVAGAAGGDDAAQELFRRADTAMYQAKSTGSGVRLYDQGLDVSARERARVADELHRVWDSGDPSGFEVFYQPQVSLADGTASGVEALVRWRHPERGLLGPGAFLDVLEEEGLMGHLTTHVLARATADLQRWHAAGHEELSVSVNLSTSCLLNPDLLPHLQGLARSGFPVGHLVLEVTETALMQDGEASLALCHALRREGFGLSIDDYGTGYSSLAYLSDLPATELKVDRSFTSRLLSDAGVRAIVAATVDLGHRLGLRVVAEGAEDEATLDVLAGFGCDEVQGFVHARPMPADDLFGWLEAARGRSTGQPPRAGLRVEA; this comes from the coding sequence ATGTCCTCCCGGGTCTCCTGGGCCATCGCCCTCGGCCGCCGCCGCGCCACGGGCGTCGCCGCCGTCCTGCTGGTCTGCGCCGGCGTGCTCGTGTGCGCCCTCCCGCTCCTCGACCCCGGCTCCGGGCACCGGGTCGGCGCCGCGCTGCGGGCCGCGTCGTGCGCCGCGGCCGTCGTGCTGCTGCACGAGCGGGTGCGCCGCGTGGACGACGAGCGCGACGTGTGGCGCTGGTTCCGGCACGCCGCCGCGGTCGCGGTCCTCGGGGCGCTCCTCGACGTCGTGCCGGGCCCGGGCGCGAGCGGGGTCGCGCCGTCGACGGTGACCTCGCTGGTCAGCTGCGCTCTGCTGTACCGCGGCCTCATCGTCTGGAACCGGATCAGCACCCGCACCACCGACCCGAGCGACTGGCTGAACGGCCTGAGCGCCATCCTGGCCGTGGCCGCCGTCGGCGACCTGGTCCTGGCCCGGACCGGCTGGGACGCGGGCGGCACGGTGGCGGTCCAGCTGCTGCTGGTCGGCGTCGGGTCCCTGTTCGTGGTGCTCGGGACCACGCTGACCGTGGCCAGCATGGGTGCGCTGCTGCGCGACCCCCGGCCCTGGCTGCTGGCCGCGGGTGCGGGCGCCGCCCTGACCGGGCTGGTCCTGGACGCCACCACGCGCAGCACCTGCTGGGCCGCCCCGGGGACCACGGTCCTGCTGCTGGCCACCGCCGGCGCGAGCCGGCTGCCCGTGCGCCCCAGCCGGCCGCAGCCGGCCACGACCCAGTCGCTGACGATCGGCGCCTTCGTGGTGCTCCTGGCCGCCGTGACCGTCCTGGTCCTGGACACCCGGCTCGCCCCCGCCCTCACGACGTGGTCGGTGGTGTGCGCCTCCGTCGCGGTCGTGGGCGTCAGCTTCCGGGTGGTCCACCTGATCGGCGACCTCGCCTCCCTCGCCGTGCGCCGGCAGGAGGCGCTCACCGACGAGCTCACCGGTCTGGCGAACCGGCGGGCCTTCGCCCGTGCGCTCGCGGACCGCGACACCGGCCCCCTGACGCTGCTGGTCCTCGACCTCGACCGGTTCAAGGAGGTCAACGACCGCTACGGGCACCTCGCCGGCGACCGGCTGCTCACCGACCTGGCGGGGCGGCTGGCCGCGGCCGTGCCGGAGGGGACGCTGCTGTGCCGCCTCGGCGGGGACGAGTTCGCCGTCCTGCACCCGGCCGAGGACGACGCGGCCGCGCTCGGCCTCGCGTGGGCGCTGTTCGCCGCGGCGGGCTCGGACGACCAGCACCGCGTCCGCGTGAGCATCGGGGTCGCCCGTGCCGGCGACGGCGGGGACGGCGGAGGCGTGGCCGGTGCGGCCGGTGGGGACGACGCGGCCCAGGAGCTGTTCCGCCGGGCCGACACCGCGATGTACCAGGCGAAGTCCACCGGCTCGGGTGTGCGCCTGTACGACCAGGGCCTCGACGTGAGTGCGCGCGAACGCGCCCGGGTCGCCGACGAGCTGCACCGGGTGTGGGACTCGGGCGACCCGTCCGGGTTCGAGGTCTTCTACCAGCCGCAGGTGAGCCTGGCCGACGGCACCGCGAGCGGCGTCGAGGCCCTCGTCCGGTGGCGGCACCCCGAGCGCGGCCTGCTCGGTCCCGGCGCCTTCCTCGACGTGCTCGAGGAGGAGGGCCTCATGGGCCACCTGACGACCCACGTGCTGGCGCGCGCGACCGCCGACCTCCAGCGGTGGCACGCCGCGGGGCACGAAGAGCTGTCGGTCTCGGTGAACCTGTCGACGAGCTGCCTGCTGAACCCCGACCTGCTGCCCCACCTGCAGGGGCTGGCGCGCAGCGGGTTCCCCGTCGGGCACCTCGTCCTGGAGGTCACCGAGACGGCCCTCATGCAGGACGGGGAGGCCAGCCTGGCGCTGTGCCACGCCCTGCGCCGGGAGGGGTTCGGGCTGAGCATCGACGACTACGGCACGGGGTACTCCTCCCTGGCCTACCTGTCGGACCTGCCCGCCACCGAGCTGAAGGTCGACCGCAGCTTCACCAGCCGGCTGCTGTCCGACGCGGGCGTGCGGGCCATCGTGGCGGCCACCGTCGACCTCGGGCACCGGCTCGGGCTGCGGGTGGTGGCCGAGGGCGCGGAGGACGAGGCCACGCTGGACGTCCTGGCCGGGTTCGGCTGCGACGAGGTGCAGGGTTTCGTGCACGCACGGCCGATGCCGGCCGACGACCTGTTCGGCTGGCTCGAGGCCGCGCGCGGGCGTTCCACCGGGCAGCCGCCGCGGGCCGGGCTGAGGGTGGAGGCATGA
- a CDS encoding beta-phosphoglucomutase family hydrolase, giving the protein MLGLPDHVTALLFDLDGVLTNTAAVHDAAWKATFDVFLRARAERTGEAFRPFDADADYATFVDGKPREDGVRDFLASREIHLPDGSPDDPADQPYEETTVAGLGNRKNADLLRRIASDGVEVYEGSRRYLRAAREAGLRRAVVSSSANTRQVLEVTHLADLVEERVDGVTLREKGIEGKPAPDSFLEGARVLGVDPARAVVFEDALSGVAAGRAGGFGAVVGVDRLGHGHGDALREHGATVVVTDLADLLEQGR; this is encoded by the coding sequence GTGCTGGGACTGCCCGACCACGTGACCGCTCTGCTCTTCGACCTCGATGGCGTCCTGACGAACACGGCCGCCGTCCACGACGCGGCGTGGAAGGCGACCTTCGACGTGTTCCTGCGGGCCCGCGCCGAGCGCACGGGTGAGGCCTTCCGGCCCTTCGACGCCGACGCCGACTACGCCACGTTCGTCGACGGCAAACCCCGCGAGGACGGGGTCCGCGACTTCCTGGCCTCCCGCGAGATCCACCTGCCCGACGGCTCGCCCGACGACCCGGCGGACCAGCCGTACGAGGAGACGACCGTCGCAGGGCTCGGCAACCGCAAGAACGCGGACCTGCTGCGGCGCATCGCCTCCGACGGCGTCGAGGTCTACGAGGGCTCGCGCCGCTACCTGCGGGCCGCGCGCGAGGCGGGCCTGCGGCGGGCCGTGGTGTCCTCCAGCGCGAACACCCGGCAGGTCCTGGAGGTGACTCACCTGGCCGACCTCGTCGAGGAACGGGTGGACGGGGTGACGTTGCGCGAGAAGGGCATCGAGGGCAAACCGGCACCTGACAGCTTCCTGGAGGGCGCCCGGGTCCTGGGGGTCGACCCCGCTCGCGCCGTCGTCTTCGAGGACGCGCTGTCCGGGGTCGCGGCCGGGCGCGCGGGGGGTTTCGGGGCGGTCGTGGGCGTCGACCGCCTCGGCCACGGGCACGGCGACGCGCTGCGCGAGCACGGCGCCACCGTCGTCGTCACCGACCTCGCCGACCTGCTGGAGCAGGGGCGGTGA